One genomic region from Mauremys reevesii isolate NIE-2019 linkage group 7, ASM1616193v1, whole genome shotgun sequence encodes:
- the BNIP3 gene encoding BCL2/adenovirus E1B 19 kDa protein-interacting protein 3, with protein MSQGEGLSLQEENLHGSWVELHFSSNGNGNPVQPTSQEQVPDSISIYNGDMEKILLDAQHESGRSSSRESSRCDSPPRSQTPQDINRASEVETQSSGEKNSSQSEEDFLERRKEIERLLQKNSDWIWDWSSRPENIPPKEFLFKHPKRTASLSMRNTSMMKKGGIFSAEFLKVFLPSLLLSHLLAIGLGIYIGRRLTTTTTTSTF; from the exons ATGTCGCAGGGCGAGGGACTCAGCCTCCAAGAGGAGAATTTGCATG GTTCCTGGGTGGAGCTGCACTTCAGCAGCAATGGCAATGGCAACCCTGTCCAGCCAACAAGCCAAGAGCAAGTACCAGACTCTATTTCTATTTACAATGGTGATATGGAGAAAATACTCCTAGATGCCCAGCATGAATCCGGGAGAAGCAGTTCAAGAGAGAGCTCACGCTGTGATAG CCCTCCTCGTTCCCAGACACCTCAGGACATTAACAGAGCTTCTGAAGTGGAGACTCAGAGCAGTGGAGAAAAGAATAGCTCTCAG TCTGAAGAAGATTTTcttgaaagaagaaaagaaatagaAAGGCTCTTGcagaaaaattcagactggatatGGGATTGGTCCAGTAGGCCTGAGAACATCCCACCAAA GGAATTTCTCTTTAAACACCCTAAGCGTACTGCATCTCTCAGCATGAGAAACACAAGCATGATGAAGAAAGGAGGCATATTCTCAGCagaatttttaaaggtttttctcccatctctgcttctctctcattTGCTTGCCATAGGGCTAGG GATTTATATCGGAAGACGTCTGACAACCACAACTACAACCAGCACCTTTTAA